The Nocardioides panzhihuensis genome has a segment encoding these proteins:
- a CDS encoding LysM peptidoglycan-binding domain-containing protein yields MITRLRGLAATLALAVFVMGGPIFLVYARSLPDFSAFTWDRLQDRDDGTVALAVIYVACWVCWALFTISVFVSIASMLRGIRVPRLPGLSLPQGAANHLVASAALLFISAPAVTQTMTSPPADAYVPQDVPVQLVSDPSGDEPPEPRNPTAAQPTPKATASGETVAYTVKRGDSLWRIAEKHLGSGERFKEIAALNTYVLSKNPDYLEAGLILRLPAPAKPAENTDAGDDTYVVEPGDTLSEIAEEELGDAERYTQIFNASTNTVQPDGARLTDPDLIRPGWTLQLPTTTKPQVRKGGPPAAPPPISPTPSKSPTPETSPQTSPSTSPSPVPATQAPDDASDNASHTPAWVLPGLTGAGAVLAGLVFLALRSYRRTALRFRRPGHILSTPPEITDVAKTAQFAGSVTGPNILGLNHLLETLEKTEDSMPTLSWVALGKRTATLHLTESAHLPDPWTGDGKIWMAPLPENPSDPEYSCPYPLLVGIGSNNSGDHVLLNLEEHSYVAVTGEPARRAAFARYVSAELAFNPWSIVATVDTFGVASEVTFWCDDLSGGDQGGANHHPAHDDRFVTELAQVLDPKFAHSEIDTYHAVIATSDHADLAQQVAEIIAAYPSRSGATVLLLADTIPPGSTPIALTHDGRLHLTVLDLDLTAAGLTESEAAACATLFALDPVPDNITLPTSKNANGRKATTDEAGALVPEQTEARPIDQPAGPGSLLPKETKQYVAAAATTTDDIDQLAPVTTHPRPDLSADAEPTDLNTPADPAAASEKEGAGGTAEDDDASLNGTVDTWYDDDCPYPRLTLLGPLAARTHGDHKAVARRRPFYLELLTYLVLHPQGVTGAQMAEDFGLKIQRLRTDIAEVRKWLGTNPDTGELHLPKADTTDATGSRGSSLYRVDGVLTDWDLFKRLRARGQRRGADGIEDLIAALDLVTGEPFTHLRPAGWAWLNDLRTNDIAQCAIVDTAHIVTAHALEKHDTNLALVTVQIATKASPYDEICRLDLARVKDAIGDISGAEEIVRQEIFNRTDDHQGPIEESARTRAVATDAGWIRGDGRRGS; encoded by the coding sequence ATGATCACCAGGCTCCGCGGACTCGCCGCCACCCTCGCCCTCGCGGTCTTCGTGATGGGCGGTCCAATCTTCCTTGTCTATGCCCGGTCGCTGCCTGACTTCAGCGCCTTCACCTGGGACCGGCTCCAGGACCGCGACGACGGCACCGTGGCGCTCGCGGTCATCTACGTCGCGTGCTGGGTCTGCTGGGCGCTGTTCACTATCTCGGTCTTCGTGTCCATTGCATCGATGCTGCGAGGGATCCGGGTCCCTCGCCTGCCGGGTCTCAGCCTTCCTCAGGGTGCAGCGAACCATCTCGTCGCCTCCGCCGCGCTTCTGTTCATCAGCGCACCCGCAGTGACGCAGACGATGACTTCGCCCCCGGCGGATGCATACGTCCCTCAGGACGTGCCGGTTCAACTGGTCAGCGACCCTTCGGGCGACGAGCCACCCGAACCACGCAACCCGACTGCCGCGCAGCCCACCCCAAAGGCGACAGCCTCCGGCGAGACCGTGGCCTACACCGTCAAACGCGGCGACAGCCTGTGGCGGATCGCCGAAAAGCACCTGGGCAGCGGCGAGCGGTTCAAGGAGATCGCAGCCTTGAACACGTACGTCCTCTCGAAGAATCCCGACTACCTCGAAGCAGGTCTCATCCTTCGCCTTCCCGCTCCCGCGAAACCGGCCGAGAACACCGACGCCGGCGACGACACTTACGTCGTTGAACCGGGTGACACTCTCTCGGAGATCGCCGAGGAGGAATTGGGGGATGCCGAGAGATACACCCAGATCTTCAACGCCTCCACCAACACGGTTCAGCCCGACGGCGCTCGGTTGACCGATCCCGACCTGATCCGCCCAGGCTGGACGCTGCAGCTCCCCACGACAACGAAACCCCAGGTCAGGAAAGGGGGGCCTCCCGCAGCACCGCCTCCGATCTCGCCGACCCCATCGAAGTCCCCCACCCCTGAGACATCACCACAGACGTCACCTTCGACATCCCCCTCACCCGTCCCGGCAACACAAGCACCCGACGACGCGAGTGACAACGCCTCACACACTCCAGCCTGGGTGCTCCCCGGGCTCACCGGTGCCGGCGCGGTCCTCGCCGGCCTGGTCTTCCTCGCGCTGCGCTCCTACCGACGCACCGCGCTCCGCTTCCGCCGCCCGGGCCACATCCTCTCCACTCCCCCAGAGATCACCGACGTGGCCAAGACCGCTCAGTTCGCCGGCAGCGTCACCGGCCCGAACATCCTTGGCCTCAACCACCTTCTCGAAACGCTCGAGAAGACGGAGGACTCGATGCCAACGCTGAGCTGGGTCGCCCTCGGGAAACGCACCGCGACCCTGCACCTAACGGAGAGCGCGCACCTTCCAGACCCCTGGACCGGTGACGGAAAGATCTGGATGGCCCCGCTGCCAGAGAACCCATCCGATCCCGAGTACTCCTGCCCTTACCCCCTCCTCGTCGGGATCGGCTCCAACAACAGCGGCGACCATGTCCTGCTTAATCTCGAGGAACACTCCTACGTCGCCGTCACCGGTGAGCCTGCCAGGAGGGCGGCGTTCGCGAGGTACGTGAGCGCCGAGCTCGCCTTCAACCCCTGGTCGATCGTCGCCACCGTCGACACCTTCGGCGTGGCCTCTGAGGTCACCTTCTGGTGCGACGACCTCTCAGGAGGCGACCAGGGCGGGGCCAACCACCACCCGGCCCACGACGACCGCTTCGTAACTGAGCTCGCCCAAGTGCTCGACCCCAAGTTCGCTCATTCAGAGATCGACACCTACCACGCCGTCATCGCGACCAGCGACCACGCCGACCTGGCCCAGCAGGTGGCCGAGATCATCGCGGCGTACCCCTCCCGATCCGGCGCCACTGTCCTTCTCCTCGCAGACACCATCCCACCAGGAAGCACCCCCATCGCACTCACCCACGACGGACGCCTCCACCTGACCGTCCTGGACCTCGACCTGACCGCGGCCGGGCTCACCGAATCCGAAGCAGCCGCCTGTGCCACCCTCTTCGCTCTCGACCCGGTCCCCGACAACATCACGTTGCCCACCTCCAAGAACGCGAACGGCCGGAAGGCCACCACCGACGAGGCCGGCGCACTCGTCCCCGAGCAGACCGAAGCGCGCCCCATCGACCAACCAGCAGGACCCGGTTCACTCCTCCCAAAGGAAACCAAGCAGTACGTCGCAGCCGCGGCCACCACGACCGACGACATCGATCAGCTGGCTCCCGTCACGACCCACCCACGTCCAGACCTGTCGGCGGACGCTGAGCCCACCGATCTGAACACGCCTGCGGATCCTGCTGCCGCGTCCGAGAAGGAAGGTGCCGGAGGCACCGCCGAAGACGATGACGCGAGCCTCAACGGCACCGTCGACACCTGGTATGACGATGACTGCCCCTACCCCCGCCTCACCCTCCTCGGCCCGCTGGCCGCCCGAACCCACGGCGACCACAAAGCAGTGGCCCGGCGACGCCCGTTCTACCTCGAGCTCCTGACGTACCTCGTCCTCCACCCGCAGGGTGTCACCGGCGCCCAGATGGCCGAAGACTTCGGCCTCAAGATCCAGCGCCTGCGCACCGACATCGCAGAGGTACGCAAGTGGCTCGGCACCAACCCAGACACCGGCGAACTCCACCTGCCCAAAGCCGACACGACCGACGCCACCGGCTCCCGCGGCTCGTCCCTCTACCGGGTCGATGGCGTCCTCACCGACTGGGATCTCTTCAAACGACTCCGCGCCCGCGGTCAACGCCGCGGTGCCGACGGCATCGAAGACCTCATCGCCGCCCTCGACCTCGTCACGGGCGAACCCTTCACCCACCTACGCCCCGCCGGATGGGCCTGGCTCAACGACCTACGCACCAACGACATCGCCCAATGCGCCATCGTCGACACCGCCCACATCGTCACCGCCCACGCCTTGGAGAAGCACGACACCAACCTCGCTCTCGTCACCGTCCAGATCGCCACCAAGGCGTCCCCCTACGACGAGATCTGCCGCCTCGACCTCGCCCGCGTCAAAGATGCCATCGGAGACATCAGTGGCGCCGAGGAGATCGTGCGGCAGGAGATTTTCAATCGCACCGATGATCACCAAGGCCCGATCGAAGAGTCCGCCAGAACGAGGGCAGTCGCTACCGATGCCGGCTGGATCCGCGGGGACGGCCGGCGCGGTTCTTGA
- a CDS encoding TlpA family protein disulfide reductase, with protein sequence MRITRRHRAALSIAAVLAAGSLALTACGNSADPATAGSGSPATVTSVDGQQISLPANGKPTTVFFFSVGCGECVNGVRSLGEAATTAENAGTVASFLAVDMDPGESKALIGDFMESVDAEHVPAAIDDGAALSRRFEVAALSTLIVVDADGTVTFRATDPDAATITAELAKAGA encoded by the coding sequence ATGAGAATCACCCGCCGCCACCGCGCCGCGCTCTCGATCGCCGCCGTACTCGCCGCCGGATCGCTTGCCCTGACCGCCTGCGGCAACAGTGCCGACCCCGCGACCGCCGGTTCCGGTTCACCCGCCACCGTGACCAGCGTCGATGGCCAGCAGATCAGCCTGCCCGCAAACGGGAAGCCCACCACGGTGTTCTTCTTCTCCGTCGGGTGCGGCGAATGCGTGAACGGCGTCCGGTCCCTCGGCGAGGCAGCCACCACCGCCGAGAACGCCGGCACCGTGGCAAGCTTCCTCGCCGTCGACATGGACCCCGGCGAATCCAAGGCCCTGATCGGCGACTTCATGGAGTCCGTCGACGCCGAACACGTACCGGCCGCAATCGACGATGGCGCGGCACTCTCCCGGCGATTCGAGGTGGCCGCTCTGTCCACCCTGATCGTCGTCGACGCCGACGGCACGGTGACCTTCCGCGCCACCGACCCCGACGCCGCGACGATCACCGCCGAACTGGCAAAGGCCGGAGCCTGA
- the merB gene encoding organomercurial lyase MerB, giving the protein MSDLSTQLPQRLTRPEETGLNAGLLVPLLRLLVDGDPVAVEQLAAAAGRPIDEVRRGLAAVPDTEYDDQGRIIGQGLTLRPTPHRFIVAGEELYTWCALDTLIFPALLDRPARVESASPVSGEPVRVNVDPTQGATSVDPPTAVVSLVNPEQITSIRSSFCSQVHYFTSAEDAAGWLAEHPVAEVVPVAEAYRIGAALTTGLLNRLQAPAAADDSHSCC; this is encoded by the coding sequence ATGTCGGACCTCAGCACGCAACTACCCCAACGACTCACCCGACCCGAGGAGACCGGCCTCAACGCAGGCCTGCTGGTCCCGCTGCTGCGACTGCTCGTCGACGGCGACCCCGTCGCCGTCGAGCAACTCGCCGCGGCCGCCGGACGTCCGATCGACGAGGTACGGCGTGGGCTCGCCGCGGTGCCGGACACCGAGTACGACGACCAGGGCCGGATCATCGGCCAGGGCCTCACCCTGCGCCCCACCCCGCACCGGTTCATCGTGGCCGGTGAGGAGCTCTACACCTGGTGTGCGCTGGACACCCTGATCTTCCCCGCCCTGCTGGACCGCCCGGCACGCGTGGAGTCGGCCTCCCCGGTCAGCGGCGAGCCGGTTCGGGTCAACGTCGACCCCACACAAGGTGCAACCAGCGTCGATCCGCCCACCGCGGTGGTGTCGCTGGTGAACCCGGAGCAGATCACCTCGATCCGTTCCTCCTTCTGCAGCCAGGTGCACTACTTCACCTCCGCCGAGGACGCCGCGGGCTGGCTGGCCGAGCACCCCGTCGCGGAGGTGGTCCCGGTGGCCGAGGCATACCGGATCGGGGCCGCCCTCACCACCGGCCTGCTCAACCGCCTCCAGGCGCCCGCCGCGGCCGACGACAGCCACAGCTGCTGCTGA
- a CDS encoding transposase, whose protein sequence is MAAPKKYPDELRERAIRMVVDARRDPETRQGAIARIAGQLGINPETLRTWVKRTEIDEGLRPGTTTLDGDRIAELERENRELRRANHILKTASAFFASMPK, encoded by the coding sequence ATGGCAGCACCGAAGAAGTACCCCGACGAGCTGCGGGAGCGTGCGATCAGGATGGTGGTCGATGCCCGCAGGGATCCTGAGACGAGGCAGGGGGCGATCGCTCGGATCGCGGGTCAGTTGGGGATCAACCCGGAGACGTTGCGGACGTGGGTCAAGCGCACGGAGATCGATGAGGGTCTGCGTCCTGGGACCACGACCCTGGATGGGGATCGGATCGCGGAGCTCGAGCGTGAGAATCGTGAGCTGCGTCGGGCCAACCACATCTTGAAGACGGCCTCGGCTTTCTTCGCGTCAATGCCAAAGTAA
- a CDS encoding TadE/TadG family type IV pilus assembly protein: MTSRRRDERGSSAIEAAIGVPAFGLFVGLIIFGGRMAVAHESVQSAAAEAARTASIARSSSDATRTATDAARASLKSQGINCRTVSVRIDTRAFQTAVGEPGAVAATVTCRLDLTDLSAPVPGSRTIRATMSSPVDTWRERGDSR; encoded by the coding sequence ATGACCTCGAGACGACGAGATGAGCGTGGATCCTCCGCGATCGAGGCAGCCATCGGCGTACCTGCCTTCGGTCTCTTCGTCGGCCTGATCATCTTCGGTGGACGTATGGCCGTCGCGCACGAGTCGGTGCAGTCGGCCGCAGCGGAGGCCGCGCGTACGGCTTCGATCGCCCGGTCCTCCTCCGACGCGACGCGAACCGCGACCGACGCGGCACGAGCGAGCCTCAAGAGCCAAGGAATCAACTGTCGTACGGTCTCGGTTCGAATCGACACCCGGGCATTCCAGACAGCCGTCGGAGAGCCGGGCGCGGTGGCCGCCACCGTCACCTGTCGCCTGGATCTGACCGACCTGTCCGCGCCCGTGCCAGGGAGTCGCACGATTCGGGCCACGATGTCCTCGCCAGTTGACACCTGGCGGGAGCGAGGTGATTCACGATGA
- a CDS encoding TadE/TadG family type IV pilus assembly protein — protein sequence MNHLRDERGSVTAWMATGAFVMATLVGLAVDLGGQVHAQQRAHDVAAQAARTGAQEVQAAPAVQGRYARIDTSAARQAAQAYLSAAGMRGTVSISNGDRIVVETRDTYRTKFLGIIGITRVTVHGEATGHLVRSLGGNQR from the coding sequence ATGAATCACCTCCGCGATGAGCGCGGTTCGGTCACAGCCTGGATGGCGACCGGAGCCTTCGTCATGGCCACTCTTGTCGGGCTGGCCGTCGACCTCGGTGGGCAGGTTCACGCCCAGCAGCGAGCCCACGATGTCGCCGCCCAGGCAGCGCGCACCGGCGCCCAGGAAGTGCAGGCGGCACCCGCGGTCCAGGGCCGGTACGCCCGGATCGACACCAGTGCCGCACGCCAGGCAGCCCAGGCGTACCTCTCCGCCGCCGGCATGCGGGGCACGGTCTCGATCAGTAACGGCGACCGGATCGTCGTCGAGACCCGCGACACCTACCGCACCAAATTCCTCGGGATCATCGGTATCACCAGGGTCACGGTCCATGGCGAAGCGACCGGCCACCTCGTACGCAGCCTCGGAGGTAACCAGCGATGA
- a CDS encoding cytochrome c biogenesis CcdA family protein — translation MGGLLTLAFAAGMVAPVNPCGFALLPAWITHTLGDTDASTVPVRLLRALRAGLVLAVGFAGTLAAAGLVVSAGARGLIRAAPSLGLAVGILLVVLGLWMLAGRSVSVRVPRIPGRAAAGLPPTARMAAFGVGYALASLSCTFGVILAVIAQAQATASYAGLLLVFGVYAAGSATVLLLLALATAAAGSGLTRHVARLARHGPRVTAVVLLLTGAYLAWYWYPAATSDAPVAAGRGGGLTDVSAVVSSWIQTRTTLIGALAAASVLVVLALGVLQRRRRILQGRPMTTRDSTQ, via the coding sequence ATGGGCGGACTGCTCACCCTCGCCTTCGCGGCCGGCATGGTCGCGCCCGTGAACCCGTGCGGGTTCGCGCTACTCCCGGCCTGGATCACCCACACCCTCGGCGACACCGATGCCTCAACGGTCCCGGTGCGGCTGCTGCGGGCGCTGCGGGCCGGTCTCGTGTTGGCGGTGGGGTTCGCCGGCACCCTCGCGGCAGCTGGCCTGGTAGTCAGCGCCGGCGCCCGAGGGCTGATTCGCGCCGCGCCGTCGCTCGGCCTGGCCGTCGGCATCCTGCTGGTGGTTCTCGGCCTGTGGATGCTAGCCGGACGCTCGGTCTCGGTGCGGGTGCCTCGGATCCCCGGCCGGGCAGCCGCGGGACTCCCACCCACTGCCCGGATGGCTGCGTTTGGGGTCGGCTACGCGCTGGCTTCGCTGTCGTGCACGTTCGGGGTGATCCTCGCGGTCATCGCGCAGGCGCAGGCCACCGCCAGCTATGCCGGGCTCCTGCTCGTCTTCGGTGTCTACGCTGCTGGCTCGGCGACCGTCCTGCTGCTGCTCGCCCTGGCCACCGCCGCGGCAGGCAGCGGACTCACCCGCCACGTCGCGCGATTGGCCCGTCATGGCCCAAGGGTCACCGCTGTCGTCCTGTTGCTCACCGGCGCCTATCTGGCCTGGTACTGGTATCCGGCGGCCACCAGCGACGCCCCGGTCGCCGCGGGTCGTGGTGGCGGACTCACTGACGTCTCCGCGGTGGTCTCCAGCTGGATCCAGACACGGACGACACTCATCGGCGCGCTCGCCGCCGCGTCTGTGCTGGTAGTGCTGGCGCTCGGGGTTCTCCAGCGACGCCGCCGGATCCTTCAGGGGCGCCCGATGACCACGCGGGACAGCACGCAGTGA
- a CDS encoding IS110 family transposase, translating to MIGADSHKRTHTVVALDEVGRRLATKTVRTNDEGHLALVEWAAQFADRDDEGVRFALEDCRHLTRRLESDLLAAGHRVIRVPTRLMAGVRQSSREPGKSDPIDAEAVALAALRHADLPVAELDGPAREVKLLSDHRRDLVVQRTRIAAQVRWHLHELDPDLQVPSRGLRRQCVVAELLEEMDRFEGVVARLARGLLERCSELTDQINTLEKELRDLVRQLAPSLLDIPGCGVLSAAVIVGETAGVHRFRNKDAYARFTGTAPVPVWSGSSKGKVRLNRGGNRSMNCALHMIAVTQARGVGPGKTYLDKQLARGKDRVAGLRLLRRRLSDAVFTALRADLRAGVVEAPAEPLRLAA from the coding sequence ATGATCGGCGCCGATTCCCACAAGCGGACCCACACCGTGGTCGCACTCGACGAGGTAGGTCGGCGGTTGGCCACCAAGACGGTGCGCACCAACGACGAGGGGCACCTTGCCCTGGTCGAGTGGGCGGCCCAGTTCGCCGACCGTGACGACGAAGGGGTCCGCTTCGCACTGGAGGACTGCCGCCACCTGACTCGCCGGCTGGAATCGGATCTCCTCGCCGCCGGGCATCGGGTGATCCGAGTCCCGACCCGCTTGATGGCCGGGGTCCGCCAGTCGAGCCGGGAGCCTGGGAAGTCGGATCCAATCGACGCGGAGGCAGTCGCACTCGCCGCGCTCAGGCACGCAGACCTGCCGGTCGCCGAACTGGATGGCCCAGCGCGGGAGGTCAAGTTGCTGTCAGATCACCGTCGCGACCTTGTCGTTCAGCGCACCCGGATCGCCGCCCAGGTCCGCTGGCACCTACACGAGCTCGACCCCGACCTGCAGGTGCCCAGCCGCGGCCTGCGACGTCAGTGCGTCGTGGCCGAGCTACTCGAGGAGATGGACCGGTTCGAGGGCGTGGTCGCCCGACTCGCACGAGGACTGCTCGAACGCTGCTCCGAACTCACCGACCAGATCAATACGCTCGAGAAGGAGCTGCGCGACCTTGTGCGCCAGTTGGCTCCGTCCTTGTTGGACATTCCCGGCTGCGGAGTGCTGTCCGCGGCAGTCATCGTGGGTGAGACCGCCGGCGTGCACCGGTTCCGCAACAAGGACGCCTACGCCCGATTCACCGGCACCGCGCCGGTGCCGGTGTGGTCGGGTTCCAGCAAGGGAAAGGTCCGGCTCAACCGTGGCGGAAACCGTTCGATGAACTGCGCGCTGCACATGATCGCGGTCACCCAGGCCCGCGGTGTCGGACCGGGCAAGACCTATCTGGACAAGCAGCTGGCACGCGGCAAGGACCGCGTCGCAGGCCTTCGACTGCTGCGTCGCCGGCTATCCGACGCCGTCTTCACCGCACTGCGAGCCGACCTCCGCGCAGGAGTCGTCGAGGCGCCCGCAGAGCCACTGCGGCTGGCTGCTTGA
- the merA gene encoding mercury(II) reductase has translation MQTRYDLAIIGSGGGAFAAAIRATTLGKSVVMVERDTFGGTCVNTGCVPSKALIAAAEVRHVAADASKRFPGIAAAADPVDMPALIGGKQDLVEALRGEKYVDVADSYGWEIRRGNAAFAGTPDSPLLEVAAADGSVETIAAEHYLVATGSRPWTPPIDGLDEAGYLTSTTAMELAEVPDSLLVLGGGYVALEQAQMFARIGSKVTLLVRSRLASQEEPEVSKTLQEVFADEGIRVVRRAVPTRATRDAATGQVAVTADVSGGEQEFRADQLLVALGRRPVTDGLNLNAVEVKTGEVGEIVVTDQLQSSNPRIWAAGDVTGHPEFVYVAAHHGTLVAENAFTDAEKSVDYMRLPRVTFTSPAIGAVGMTEAQVLAAGIRCDCRVLPLEYVPRALVNRDTRGFIKMVANADTGEILGLTAVAKDAGELAAAGVHILGKTIAEVADAWAPYLTMAEGIRIVAKAFTTDVSKLSCCA, from the coding sequence ATGCAGACCAGGTACGACCTCGCGATCATCGGATCCGGCGGCGGTGCGTTCGCCGCGGCCATTCGCGCGACCACGCTGGGCAAGTCGGTGGTGATGGTCGAGCGCGACACGTTCGGCGGCACGTGTGTGAACACCGGCTGCGTGCCGTCCAAGGCACTGATCGCAGCCGCGGAGGTCCGGCACGTCGCCGCGGACGCGTCGAAGCGGTTCCCGGGCATCGCCGCTGCCGCCGACCCGGTGGACATGCCGGCCCTGATCGGCGGAAAGCAGGATCTCGTCGAGGCCCTGCGGGGTGAGAAGTACGTCGACGTCGCCGACTCCTACGGTTGGGAGATCCGCCGCGGCAACGCCGCGTTCGCCGGCACTCCGGATTCGCCCCTGCTCGAGGTCGCCGCGGCGGATGGCAGCGTCGAGACCATCGCGGCCGAGCACTACCTGGTGGCCACCGGCTCCCGGCCCTGGACCCCGCCGATCGACGGACTGGACGAGGCCGGGTACCTGACCTCGACCACAGCGATGGAGCTCGCCGAGGTCCCCGACTCTCTGCTCGTCCTCGGCGGCGGCTACGTGGCGCTGGAGCAGGCCCAGATGTTCGCCCGGATCGGGTCGAAGGTGACCCTGCTGGTTCGCTCCCGGCTGGCGTCGCAGGAGGAGCCGGAAGTCTCCAAGACACTTCAGGAGGTCTTCGCCGACGAGGGCATCCGGGTGGTCCGCCGCGCGGTCCCGACCCGCGCGACCCGCGACGCGGCCACCGGCCAGGTGGCCGTCACAGCGGACGTCTCCGGTGGCGAGCAGGAGTTCCGCGCCGACCAGCTCCTCGTCGCGCTCGGCCGCCGGCCGGTCACCGACGGGCTCAACCTCAACGCGGTCGAGGTTAAAACTGGCGAGGTCGGTGAGATCGTGGTCACCGACCAGCTGCAGTCCTCCAACCCCCGGATCTGGGCGGCCGGAGACGTGACCGGGCACCCCGAGTTCGTCTACGTCGCCGCCCACCACGGCACCCTGGTCGCCGAGAACGCCTTCACCGACGCCGAGAAGTCCGTGGACTACATGCGGCTGCCGCGGGTCACGTTCACCAGTCCCGCGATCGGCGCAGTCGGGATGACTGAGGCCCAAGTCCTCGCGGCCGGGATCCGCTGCGACTGCCGCGTGCTACCGCTGGAATACGTGCCCCGGGCGCTGGTCAACCGGGACACGCGCGGCTTCATCAAGATGGTCGCCAACGCAGACACCGGCGAGATCCTCGGCCTGACAGCGGTCGCCAAGGACGCCGGCGAGCTCGCCGCCGCGGGCGTGCACATCCTCGGCAAGACCATCGCCGAGGTCGCCGACGCCTGGGCGCCCTACCTGACCATGGCCGAGGGCATCCGGATCGTTGCCAAGGCCTTCACCACCGACGTCTCGAAGCTGTCCTGCTGCGCCTGA
- a CDS encoding IS3 family transposase, with amino-acid sequence MAYIDAHRHDVVDGREVGVEPICAVLKKAGVKIAPSSYYAAKSRPPSARAVRDAELVTDIKVAHKANLGVYGARKIHAELNREGARVARCTVERLMRAEGLRGMRRDKSRKTTIGEGAETERPEDLVKRKFVATAPNQLWVADLTYVRTHSGWTYVAFVLDVFSRMVVGWQVSTSLRTDLALDALDMGLWARQRAGRDVTGLTHHSDRGVQYRAIRYAERLAEAEAVASVGSKGDSYDNAMAEALNSLFKAECIRNPVMRPKGGWKSVIDVEIAVAEYVDWFNHRRLHGEIGLVPPAEFEASYWETTNANNYPETPVLTEAGSK; translated from the coding sequence GTGGCCTACATCGATGCCCATCGCCATGACGTGGTCGATGGGCGTGAGGTCGGGGTCGAGCCGATCTGCGCGGTGCTGAAGAAGGCCGGCGTGAAGATCGCCCCGAGCAGCTACTACGCCGCGAAGTCCCGGCCGCCGTCGGCGCGGGCTGTGCGTGATGCCGAGCTGGTCACCGATATCAAGGTCGCCCACAAGGCCAACCTCGGTGTCTACGGTGCGCGGAAGATCCATGCCGAGCTCAACCGCGAAGGCGCCCGGGTGGCCCGGTGCACCGTGGAGCGGCTCATGCGTGCCGAGGGGCTGCGAGGGATGCGGCGGGACAAGTCCCGCAAGACCACCATCGGCGAAGGCGCAGAGACCGAGCGACCCGAGGATCTGGTCAAGCGGAAGTTCGTTGCGACCGCGCCGAACCAACTGTGGGTGGCCGATCTGACCTATGTCCGCACCCACTCGGGTTGGACCTATGTCGCGTTCGTCCTCGACGTTTTCAGCAGGATGGTCGTGGGCTGGCAGGTGTCGACCAGCCTGCGCACCGACCTGGCCTTGGACGCCCTCGACATGGGCCTGTGGGCACGGCAGCGGGCCGGCCGTGACGTCACCGGCTTGACGCACCACAGCGATCGAGGAGTCCAGTATCGAGCGATTCGCTATGCCGAGAGGTTGGCCGAAGCCGAGGCCGTCGCATCGGTCGGGTCGAAGGGTGATTCCTACGACAATGCGATGGCCGAGGCGCTGAACTCGTTGTTCAAAGCCGAGTGCATCCGCAACCCGGTCATGCGCCCGAAGGGCGGCTGGAAGTCCGTGATCGACGTCGAGATCGCCGTGGCTGAGTACGTCGACTGGTTCAACCACCGACGGCTCCACGGCGAGATCGGACTCGTCCCACCCGCCGAGTTCGAGGCGTCGTACTGGGAAACCACCAACGCCAACAACTACCCTGAAACCCCGGTCCTCACCGAGGCCGGATCCAAGTAA
- the istB gene encoding IS21-like element helper ATPase IstB, producing MRRRRGLTEEAAVAAVDQACRRLRLPTMRALLGDAVAAANKDQLTYTGFLAELLLAECDDRDRRSTIRRVNGAGFPRSKFLADFDFDANSNIIPATIHQLATGEWVRKGQPLCLIGDSGTGKSHLLIGLGTAAAEKGFRVKYTLATRLVNELVEAADEKQLARTIARYGRVDLLCIDELGYMELDRRGAELLFQVLTEREEKNSVAIASNEGFAGWTKTFTDPRLCAAIVDRLTFGGNIIETGTDSYRLASTRSGNASR from the coding sequence TTGCGCCGCCGCCGCGGCCTGACCGAGGAAGCCGCCGTAGCGGCGGTCGACCAGGCCTGCCGGAGGCTCCGGCTCCCGACCATGCGGGCCCTGCTTGGCGACGCGGTCGCGGCGGCGAACAAGGACCAGTTGACCTACACCGGATTCCTCGCCGAGCTGCTCCTGGCCGAGTGCGACGACCGCGACCGTCGGTCCACCATCCGGCGCGTGAACGGCGCCGGGTTCCCGCGGAGCAAGTTCCTCGCGGACTTCGACTTCGACGCCAACTCGAACATCATCCCCGCCACCATCCACCAGTTGGCGACCGGCGAGTGGGTGCGGAAGGGCCAGCCGCTGTGCCTGATCGGGGATTCCGGCACCGGCAAGTCTCACCTGCTCATCGGCCTGGGGACCGCAGCCGCGGAAAAGGGATTCCGGGTAAAGTACACCCTCGCCACGAGGCTGGTGAACGAGCTTGTAGAAGCAGCCGATGAGAAGCAGTTGGCCCGCACGATCGCTCGTTACGGCCGCGTCGACCTGCTCTGCATTGACGAGCTCGGCTACATGGAACTGGACCGCCGCGGCGCCGAACTCCTCTTCCAGGTCCTCACCGAGCGAGAGGAGAAGAACAGCGTGGCAATCGCGTCCAACGAGGGCTTCGCCGGCTGGACCAAGACCTTCACGGACCCGCGCCTGTGCGCGGCCATCGTCGACCGCCTCACCTTCGGCGGCAACATCATCGAAACTGGTACCGACTCCTACCGGCTGGCGTCGACCCGGTCAGGGAACGCGTCGCGGTGA